CAATCTTACTTCTAAAAGCAAAACAACACCATGTGACTGGAAGGGCAGTTACTACCACAAATATAATTTTAGGGGATCCTGCAACGTTTATCCAGCGATTATCATCTTCACTAACCGATAATGGcaagaaaaaaattaaatgctTCCACCCAACCTTGAAGTAACATAATAAGCGATAAAAGAATATTTAGCTGCAATGGCCGCTTCTCATTCGGCTCTGGACTGGCCAGCACGGGAAGACAAGATAATGCCAACGATAAGACCGTACAGGGCAAGAGCTTCAGCAAAGATGAGAATGAGAATCATACCAACGAAAAGTTTTGGCTGCTGTGCATTAGCTCTGCAACACAAGATCATTTAGTTAGCACAatgaacaaataataataataataatcagtcTTGCATTCACTATAACATCAAatcaacataaaaaaaacattcCCAAAATGTCAACATGGTTAAGGTCATAACTAGCATGTTGGGAACCACTTTCCCCACAAGTGACAAGATTGTGAAAAAAAAAGTAGTTTCTAACTTTTGAGGTTATCTTTTAGTTTTTCATAGATAGATATCACGAAATTGTAGCTGGACAGTTTCAACAATAATATATACATAGTTCTAAGTTGAACCCAAATCTAAATCATGCTACACCATGAGTTAAACTTAAAATCTTTGCTAGAAGTTATATTATTCTTAAACGTGAGTAAAGAATAAACACACTGTCAAAAATGTTTGGAATTAACTTAATGGATGACTTGCATATAAAACAATTAAATTTTGCAATAACTTGGAACATTAATCAGCAACTTCTGGATCTACTACTTTAAGATGCATCAACTATTCACTAGAAAACCATAATTTTGCTACTTCTTGTGATTTGGATTCATCCTCCATGCAGAAGCTTTTAGGTGTGTTTCAATAATCAATTAAGTGATTTAAAACTGGAAATTAATTAACACTGTCAGTTCCGAAAAAAGGATGATAGAGCATTTCATCTCAAACCAGTAAAAATTATGCCTTGAATAGAATAAGTTAAGCACACAAGTAGTTATTCAACTTTCATATAGAGGAACGTACCTAACACCAGCATCACCAACAATACCAATGGCCATTCCAGCTGAAAGCCCAGCAAGACCACAAGCAAGACCAGAGGAAAGATGAGCATAACCATCAAAAAGGTAGTATGATTTTGCCTTTGGGTTAATCCCTGTACTGATGATAACAGCAATGATAAGACCATAAATACCCAAAACTCCAGCCATAACAACTGGAACAATGGACTTCATGACCAGCTCGGGCCTCATTACTCCCATAGATGCCACACCAACACCACTCTTTGCTGTGCCATAGGCAGCTCCCATACCTAAGAATCCAAGATCAATACACAAAGCAGTAAGCTCCACTTAATCATAGGGATCTAAACAAGTGAAAACACAAAAAGTCTAAACCCTTGGATAAACTCAAGTAAAAAAAACTCGGAAACAAATACAATTACCGATCTCAACCAAATTTATTAGATCTAACACCTTATTATGAGTAAAGCATTAATTCTGGGTGAGATTCAAATGATCAACGATGAAACTCAACTCTAAACAAGATCCAGGGAAAAATAAACCCCAAAACCCTATTCTCCAATAAAAACGAAACGAAAAAAAGATAACCCACAAAGTTAAATTGCGTTTGACCAAAGCAAATAGTtacacaaaacccaagctttattcACCGCGTTCCTAACCGAATAGTATAGGTTTAGAACTCAAATCAGATCAAGACCCAGATCATTTAAACCTCCAATTTTTACGATCAATACAGAAATAACAGCAAAATGAGTCGAATTCACTACTAATCGACTATTCTCATCATATCACAATCAATGAATTGAATCAGACTaagaataacaataataattaaaatttcgGTCATTTTTCAAAAAACCCCCCATTTTCCTGGAAAACAAACAGATCCCAAATCCCCAATCTGTAAGTAGGGAAATCGAAGTTGAAGGTTAAGGTTAGGGATTTAATTACAGGAGAAAACGAGGGCCGCAGCGGCTCCGAGGAAGCCGAAGAACGGTGCCGTTTCATCGCCGCTGAAGGTTGAAGACATTGTCGTATTCGGATCTGGGACGATGTCGTCTGGATCTCAAGAGTTACGATCTTCCCAGAGAGTTCGTGGAGCTACGAATTTCGATCTCTCTCTAAACTCTGTGGTTGTCCTTTAGTACGAATTGAATTAAAAATAGTGTCAACCCAACTGCTTTATAATTCATTTGAAGAAGATACTTATTGGTTTCTTGGGCTCATTCTAGGCCCATCAGTATCAGTTTCAATCTCATAGTGTGGGCTGGCCCATCGATGGTGGTTCTTAAATGGGCCTGTACAAGACTTATCAAGCTTTAGGGAAAAAAGTAGTTTACAAATacgagaaaaatatatatagtctaAATTTACggggaaaaaaataattatacaaaatatgtTAAGTTTTGGAAAAAAAGAAGTTTAAAATATAGtaatttcataaaatataaaaaataaattaccataaacttaattacacaattctctcttctctctctcaatatCTTTCTCTCTTCTCATCTCTTTTTTACTCCTCCCCATTTAGTGTCCATCTCAGATATCTGCCGGTGATGCCACCTCCGTCGCTGCCCCCAACGACGACGAcctggttcttcttcttcttctttgtgacACTTTATTTTTTGAGGTTCAATTCATACTTAAAACAAACACATAACCCAAAAAAATGTAGagatgaattatatatatatacatttgtgAAAAGAATACATGTTCTTTAAAGAAATATTATACCTTATATCCAGATTTGAGTATAGCTTCAAGTTGATGATTCCAATAGTCCGAAACTTGGAGAGTTGAATCAAAATCAAAAGATATTTCTTGTCGTTTCGTTTCtgcaaaatataaatatatatatgtacatcttcttttttttttcttcttctttctttcgtCTTCTTCtgtctttcttattcttctttttctttcttcaaatttgattttattattcttctttttcacatctgattttgtccttcatatttgatttttttgggtttttttttccaaatctgtttaagtaaccaggtaccatgacgtctgattcattttattcatatctgatttttttttgactcagctgtaactagttacaataacgatttatttatattattttgtttaaatttgattgtgttttcacacctgactaagtaaccaggtaccatggcaattggttcttttttttagatttgattttttttcaaaactcgctgtaaccagttacgatcaTGATcagtttagattttttatttgaatcttatttttttccaaatctggctaagtaaccggttaccatcgcaactgtctctgtttttttttcattttttttcagacctagttgtaaccagttaccttcacgatcaatttagtttatttttttcatatcatgttttttcttccaaatctcactaagtaactagttacaattcagttgatattttgataatggtacattacttacaaaaataaaaattatttttatagttgtaaccagttactataacaccacttaaataataaaactgatttttattgtaaccggttaccacacatcactaaaaaaatgGACAGTGACATACgattattatcacaaaaaaaaaatcaaaattgttttgatagtggtaaccaattgtggataaaatattgatttaagaagataaaaaaatgaaagaaaagaagaaaaaatgagaaTAAAAAATATGGTGATGAATGTCTCAGTTTTTTCTTTCAAAGAATTATGTaacaaaatattttatcaaatataaattataaaaactaacacaaatagattaaaagtataaaaataatatcaaaatatatcaaaaataaatactgaaaaaagtataaaagataatttatggtatacaaataaagttttacaaatatatgggaaaaaactcccataaaaatgtaaacaagAGTGAACGTACGAGTCATGTTTGTATTGATAtatctcactcatttctaaatgaGAATTAATTGGAAAAATTAACATCTCTTTCAAATTGTTGCTAAGCATAAATCATAcattaacaaaaacaaaaaattgaacATTTTATCCACCTTTATAATTTATTAACTTTAAAGTCTAGTTATTTGTAAAAtcattttgtttttgtgttttacatttataatttttaaatataagttTGGGTATATCTTATTCTTAGGTGGGGCATGAGTTTTGCCTCTGCCGGTGAGACTTAATCCTAAACCAAAAATTCAAGATGAGCCATTTGATTTTGGTATAATAAAACTTGTTGCAAGAGATTATTGTTGGGATAAAATTGactaaaatagaaaagaaaagaatggaCTTTTAATTCCTAACCTAAAACAAAATCTTACTAAGTTATTTGTCTTGTCTATTGACATGgttgtattttctttgttttgtatgTAAAAGTTTATGTTGAGTTCTTGCAGTACTTTGTGAGAGTTAGATGAATGATATGCAAGTATACAATTGGAAGAAGacaaagaagaggaagaaggggGATTCTCATATGATAATGTTGAAGAGGAAGGGAGTATGATAGGAGATAGATGATAGATTGTGTTTGGTGGGGAAGTTTTTGATTGACAGATTGGTCGATTTTGAGGCTATGCAACACATGATGACATCTCTGTGGAGACCGGGAAGAGGATTATATGTAAAGAAATTAGAGGACAATTTGTTTCTGTTCCAATTCTATCATGAAGTGAATATTAAAAGAGTCATAGAAGGAAGCCCATGGACATTTAATAAGTGGCAACTGATTATAGAACGACTAAAACAAGAGGATGATTTGAGGTGGTTGAAACTAAATAAACTTGATATGTGGGTTCAACTTCATGATCTGAGACCATACTTCATGTCAGAAATGGTGGTGAAAGACATAGGGAACTACATTGGCTCTTTTGTGGAATCAGATTCAAACATTTCACTGGAGTATGGCAAGACTATCTGAGGGTCTGTGTCATTGTAAGTATTGAACAACCATTGAAAAGGAAGATGAAGATCATGAAAAATGGTGGAGAGTGGTTCTGGACATCTTTCAAATATGAGCGTGTTCCAATGTTTTGTTTCATAAGTGGCATTATTGGTCACTCTAAGAAGTTTTGTGAACATTTCTTTCAACAACCAGTGGAACAAATTTCTAAACTATATGAGGTTTGGATGCGTGCACAACCGAGAAGGCAGCATCATTTGATTGGGTCGAAGTGGTTGAGATCGAGACATATGACAGCTTCTCAGTTTTCAGGCGATGACAATAGAGAAGATGTTTCTTCACCAATCATGGTAACCAATCATATCACAATATCTACAGATGTAGACATGGAAAGAATGCATAACAAGAGAGTTGAGGGAGAGATTGTGGGGGAGGTTAATGGAGCTAGCGGGAAGCCGAGAATCGTGGAAAGTAATGTTGGTAAAAATGGAAAGTCAACTAGAGGAAAAGAAGCAGGAGAACAAAGTGATTTTCAAACTGGGGTGCTTGTTATTGCTGACCCTAAACAAAGAAGAACTTATGAGGAAATGAAGATTGGGCCTCATGTTTCAGAGAATGTGATTATGGGCCAAGAGGTTATTGGACTTCAAAAAAAATTTCAAGGGGCAGGACATGTGGATCAAGTCCCCCTATACTTATGAGTATTTTAAGTTGGAATTATCGTGGGCTTGGGAACCCACGGGCTGTCCAATTCCTAAAAAATATAGTAGTCACATGGGCATGGGATTTTGTAACCTTAGAGACTTCAATATAGCTTTTCTTGGCAAACAGAGATGGAGGTTATTGACAAGAGAGTACTTTTTATTAGGAAAGATGTTTAAAGCTAGATACATCCCTCATGATAATAATGCAAAGTTGGGTCACAATCCAAGTTTCATTTGGATAAGTATATGGGAATCTTAAATTTTTGTTAAGGCAAGGGTGAGGTGGTGTATAGGGTCGGGATGGGTTGTGAAGATTGTTAATGAGTCttggtgataactctacaaaatagagttattttaccgcattttttatgttaattgttgcttagtctttgagtttttaagtaacttttaaagtttttaagtaatttttaatttattagtcttattgtaattttttttagatttttatagatattttattataatatgttgtagtttaattatttgaaattaatattgttaagctagaagtaaaaagatgcaattttgagcttaaatgtttaaatagattaaattttaattaatattttcatggaacttatgttgtatattttattattgaaaatatttagttttaatttaatttatgtttttttttttagagaatttgttgcattgtttgctcttgaaaaagcaagaaaagtgaaggaaaaatggcatttttaagaGAAAAGAAAGAGCAAAAACAGGAGGCCCAAGCTCCAGCCTTCCTTCTCCTCACCGTGGGCCTGCCTGCCCCCATACGGCCCAAGCCCAGCTCCACGGCCCAATCCTTCCCAGCCAGCAAGTCCAGCCACTCCCCCAAGCCCACCACCGAAGCCCCCAGCCACCTGGGCTCGCGCCTCCTTGCACCACCTGAAGGCCCACGCCCAGCTGCTCCCCACGGGCTCACCTAGCCAGCCACCCGAGCCTCCTGCCTCCAACCTTTGGGCCATCCCTGCACAAACCGACCCAATCTCTGCCAGCAGCCTCCTTCCCAGCCAGCAAGCCCAGCCACACGGCCCAGACCGAACCCCAGCCAGCTGCCTCCCTTGCCTGGCCCAGCCACCCAACCAGCCCCCTTTGTGTTTTTTTGAGcccaattgtaacgccctacttccctagagtcgttactaaatgagtgtaaaacatgcaattaactcgctaattgaggttttaagacaaaagtgtagttaaaccataacaaaagtcaCATACTTTAAAAATataaccattcattgaaaattataagtgtttaacatttaggatcccaaaatactgtttggaaatatttacaactcaaaatataactaaagtcggctaaacgacaaaatttaggcttaatacaaacatctcccaaaaatacccgtGGCAGTGGTAgacaggcaggccaaacatgtacacatcgcctcacgctctccgtactcacagttggtcaactttccccttgcccttacctgcaccatagagcacccgcgagccgaagcccagcaagaaaactcacacaagcagataacatatgcatatcaatcattcaACAAATAATCAagtcgccaacaggctaaacacatacggtcatgccgtcccaagtgctttaccaggccctgggttcgcggtctacaccgtgaggatatcccaggtatcctatagggtctcgccctggcaactcgcaccccacgtgctaaacgctgctcccggccccttgccgtactcggccttcgtcgttcccagctcttgctgttcattcacacatgtatgcacacatagcataattaaacaaatacttaaacatgtataaacataatcaatggggctacgccctgcaacacaatcatatagggccatgccctgcaacataagctatagggccttgccctgctctacgggtacaacagttttgttacctgtgtcccgagctttccaagcaacGATGGCCCAAGCACAGTctcctagtccgagcctcgctgaaaccctagtcacaacgcatcaataaAATCCATCCATCAAGGTTtgatccattaaataactttaggTTACCATTCTAATCCCcgaaaccttgaattctatcaatccgggtgataaaatccatctcctagccttaacaattggattcccaagccaaaaacccataAAACACCCAACATTTTGAACTAGGGTTGCGGCCCATCCcattaagggccgcggcatgcctcaaaacagaggcaaaacacCTCCCTGGAAGGAGACATGGGTCACAACATGCTtagccaagcgccgcggcgcgcctcaagaTCAGAGTCCTCCCCAGGCCTCACGTGCAcatgggtcgcggcatgcccctcctagggccgcggctcgacctacaaacccagaaaatcagcCTTTCCTTCAAGTTCTTCCCCGAGCTTAATCCCATTTCTCATACCCCAAACTTCAGCCAACCCCAGAATTAAGTCTAGAATTCATATCCATATGGCCTAAACATCCCAACAAGCTCTTAAACTAATTCTTACACCCATAAACATACAAAACCAATCTTGAGCACCAATCCATGCATGCCTAAGTTCTAGCAATGAAACCAGTAGAATTTCAGCTTGTTCATCaagttaaaagcttacctttgagCTTGATTAAATCGCTGAATTACTCCTCTAAGTTCCAGCTTCTAGCCCCCAAAGTCAGCTTTGAATTCCTCCCTTGATCCTAAAGAAAATCAACTTCCTTCTTCCTTCCTCTCCTAGCTTCTGCTTTCCTCCAGAGTTTTCAAAAACAGAAAGTTCAATTATATGCCCCTTAGTAAAAACGTGAAGAATTTCCCTTCAGTCTCAAGTCTATCCACCCTTGAAACCAAATTGCCCTTTTACCCCTTAAACATATCCTTAACCCTTAAGTCATcccaagggtaatttagtcattttccaaaTCTTGTtaagtccccgagggcaaaatagtaaatttccccaatattccctcctaaacattctaacatcaaatatatatcaaaatatttattttcataacccgataacctaataaaatatctaatacccgaaatacccctcgactcgccccgagtcaggtatacGACCCTGTTGTGATTTTCGAGCTTAACCGCtccttaggactgtctcggattgtgcagcacagatttatcacaaatatatcctaATAATCACgtctatgccctcaacaggctaaaattacaaacatgcctctAATAACTAAataaggcccacatgcatatttaattcacctaaaaatGTATTTCTAataacatattcatcaaattcacacattgaatcacttattgccctccaaacacgctaatcaaggccctaagtcttattagcaaatttgggacgctacaccaaCAATTGCatccttgtccccttgtccccaAATGTCTTAAAATGTcacatttttacccaacttttctacacattttcaccacaaaatcatcgccacccctataatttacccctacttgccatattattatttatttaattaatttaaattgattattttaatactctcattttggctataaatatggaattttcaagaccatttgggggtgcTTATGAGGAGGTCACACTACAaaaatttctacactttcaagaccactccattctcttcatctttttcttcttttcgttcatttttttctatgagtttttagaggaaaaatttgggggtttttcctccaaattttcctatttatgtttgtaatttctattctagtcatgagtttctaatcttttaaagattattaaggtgatgatgaaacaatatgtaactagatagtatttatgttgtatgttgatttctcattttgtgcaataaagtttatgagttttattcttcaaatattttctttcatcttaaatatcttgtattttaagattgttagaacatatttacactttgttattcattagtgcaaaatcataatattctttgattaaggtgtgccattaaattgtgcacatcaaatgcttagaacaaaaatattatgttttgtcttataaataatattcattgatttattttttattttattggatcgatttatattaaatactttgaaattataattttaaaagtgaagataaatcctacaattccatgataatttgtgcttaaatagaatatctaatttgaataagtgatagttgattaattactactagtaatgaaatttgggaatcgatatacatataaatattattgaacttatattttgtggattctaataccttaataatcttcttctaccatcttgatttctactattaatttatttttatatattgtctttaatttcttcattattatcttttattttattttcattatacaaaaatctcttcaatctttagagttaggttagaatttattaattttgatttaaaatagttttctttttttattttagacaactcatttgggtttgacatccttgcttacacgatcacttggttaaaacatacccatttcgGGTCCATCACTTGGTTACTTGATGAACTAAATCTAGATGTTACTTCTTCTTATCTAGCGCTTGAAGATAAGACAACAACTAGCCTTATGAAGGTTTCACAGAGAGAATGAGATGATGATGTGGTGGAGGATTTGTTTGATGAGAGGGATAAGGATTAAATTCGTAGAATTCAATTGAGTTCGTTTGTGGACTCTGATTCTTGGTATTGGTGGAAGGAAAATTTTGGTCTATACTCGGTTAAGGGTGCTTATCAGTTTTTGCAGCAAGCTAAAAGAGATTGGTCCAACGATAATACTGTTGATTTTTTGAGGAAGTTATGGCACTTGAAGATCTGATCGAAAGACAAGAATTTTCAATGGAGATTTGTAATAGGTTGTCTCCCAACTAGAACACACTTACAACCTAAACATGAAAATGTGGGATTCAATTTGCCTAGTATATACGACTCAGACATAATTGACTTTACATATTCTGGTTTCGTGTTTTTTTTCTCAAGCTTGCTGGAATAGATCAACAGTAGATGCCTTCTGTAGTGTAAAGGTTGAGTTTGGAGCTTGGCTTTAGGTGCGGTTTACCAAAGAAAGTAAAGATAAAGTGGATGAGGCAGCTATGATTAGTTGGTCCATATGGAAGGCAAGGAATGAGGTCTTGTGGTAGTAGCACAGTAAATCAGCACTGAAAATGGTGCAATCGGTGTGAGTAGTGGTTGATCAATGGAAAAATGCTCAATCAAAGGCTTTTGATTCGTCTTTGGGTTTGTTAAGGCTTAATGAGGGATGTGAGCATTGGACTAAACCACCGGTGAAAATGATTAAGGTCATTATTGATGCAACCATATTTGAAGTTGATGGTAAGTTCGATTTTAGTTGTGTTGCACAGGATCATGATGGAGGCCTTATTGAAGCCATCGCTGGGTTTAAGGTAAGGAGAGCACAACTAGAGGTTGTTGAGATTATTGTGGTCAATGGGGCTTTGAGATGGATAAAAAACCAGCAGTGGAGTAAGGTTACTATTGAATTTGATTGTCTTGTGGTTGTATAGGTAGTTGGAAGTTCTCTTCAGATGGTGTCCTCATTTGACACACTTGTTCAAGATTGTTGTTTGCTTTTAGCTTGCTTATGTCATGTTTCATTGTCTTTTGTTAAAGGATCTGCAAACAAAGTTTCTCATTATCTTGCAAGAGCCTTTTATTTCAGTTCACAT
The Humulus lupulus chromosome 6, drHumLupu1.1, whole genome shotgun sequence DNA segment above includes these coding regions:
- the LOC133781839 gene encoding V-type proton ATPase 16 kDa proteolipid subunit, which translates into the protein MSSTFSGDETAPFFGFLGAAAALVFSCMGAAYGTAKSGVGVASMGVMRPELVMKSIVPVVMAGVLGIYGLIIAVIISTGINPKAKSYYLFDGYAHLSSGLACGLAGLSAGMAIGIVGDAGVRANAQQPKLFVGMILILIFAEALALYGLIVGIILSSRAGQSRAE